The Xiphophorus couchianus chromosome 5, X_couchianus-1.0, whole genome shotgun sequence genome includes a region encoding these proteins:
- the LOC114145317 gene encoding V-type proton ATPase subunit C 1-A encodes MTEFWLISAPGEKTCQQTWDKLMAATTRTNNLSTNHKFSIPDLKVGTLDVLVGLSDELAKLDSFVESVVKKVAQYMADVLEDSRDKVQENLLANGVDLVTYITRFQWDMAKYPIKQSLKNISEIISKQVSQIDNDLKARASAYNNLKGNLQNLERKNAGSLLTRSLADLVKKEDFVLDSEYLITMLVVVPKINYPDWQKTYETLAEMVVPRSSNLLFEDSDSGLFSVTLFRKAIDDFKHKARENKFTVRDFQYNEEEMKADKEEMTRLSTDKKKQFGPLVRWLKVNFSEAFIAWIHIKALRVFVESVLRYGLPVNFQAMLLLPSKKTMKKLREVLNDLYKHLDSSAAAIIDSAMDIPGLNLSQQEYYPYVYYKIDCNLLEFKV; translated from the exons ATGACCGAGTTTTGGCTCATCTCTGCTCCTGGAGAGAAGACCTGCCAACAGACATGGGACAAGCTGATGGCAGCAACCACACGCACTAACAACCTCTCCACCAATCACAAGTTCAGCATCCCAGACCTCAAG GTGGGAACGCTTGATGTCTTGGTTGGACTTTCAGACGAACTCGCCAAATTAGATTCATTTGTCGAAAG TGTGGTGAAGAAGGTGGCTCAGTACATGGCCGATGTGCTGGAGGACAGCCGAGACAAAGTGCAGGAGAACCTGCTGGCCAACGGAG ttgaCCTGGTCACCTACATCACACGGTTCCAGTGGGACATGGCGAAATATCCCATAAAGCAGTCTCttaaaaacatctcagaaaTCATCTCAAAG CAAGTAAGCCAAATTGACAATGACTTGAAGGCCAGAGCATCAGCTTATAACAACCTGAAGGGAAACCTGCAGAACTTGGAAAGGAAGAATGC GGGGAGCTTGCTGACCAGAAGCCTGGCTGACCTTGTCAAAAAGGAAGATTTTGTCCTGGATTCAGAGTACCTCATTACTATGCTGGTGGTTGTACCAAA GATTAATTATCCTGACTGGCAGAAAACGTATGAAACACTGGCCGAGATGGTGGTGCCTCGATCGTCAAA CCTGCTGTTTGAAGACAGTGACAGTGGGCTGTTCAGCGTTACTTTGTTCAGGAAAGCCATAGATGACTTCAAGCACAAAGCCAGAGAGAACAA attCACGGTGAGAGACTTCCAGTACAATGAAGAGGAGATGAAGGCTGACAAGGAGGAGATGACAAGGCTCTCCACAGATAAGAAGAAGCAGTTT GGTCCCCTCGTCCGATGGCTAAAAGTTAACTTCAGTGAAGCCTTCATCGCATGGATTCACATTAAAGCACTGAGGGTCTTTGTGGAGTCTGTTTTGAG ATATGGGCTGCCAGTGAACTTTCAGGCAATGCTTCTGCTACCTAGCAAGAAGACCATGAAGAAGCTGCGGGAGGTTCTGAACGACCTGTACAAACATCTGGACAGTAGTGCAGCAGCTATCATTGAC TCTGCCATGGACATCCCAGGCCTGAACCTGAGCCAGCAGGAGTACTATCCCTACGTCTACTACAAGATCGACTGCAACCTGTTAGAGTTCAAAGTTTAA